The window GCTGGGATCTTCTCGCTTGCCGCTGAGGAACTCGGCGATGGCGTGACCGGCGGCCAGACCGTGCTTCAGGGCGGTGTGAATGCCGCCGGCGGTGACAGGCGAGGCGGCACCCGATCGAACACGCGCAGCAAATTTGGCAGCATCACCGTGTCGCCCAGCACCGCGGCAATCATCGCCACCGAGGCCAGCACGCCGAAGTGGTAGAGCGGCAAGAAATCGGTCGCCAAAAAGATCATGAAACCCGCGACATGGACGGCCGTCATGAGCACCACCGGTCGGCCGAGATGCTGGAACGTTTCTCGCAGCGCGGAATCTTGGCTGTGTCCTTGTGCGCGGGTGAGCGTCTGATAGTGCAGGATGAAGTGAATCGTGTCGTTCAGCGCGATGCCCAGCGCCACCGTGGCGACCATGGCCGTGCCGCTGTTCAGCGGCACGCCAGTCAGCCCCATCATGCCGTAGACAACCACGATCGGAAACGCGTTGGGCAGAAAGGCAATGACCGAGAATTTCACGGAGCGGAACAGAAAGATGCAAACGACGCCCATCACCAGCGCCGAGCCGGCCAAGCCGCTGGCCAGGCCGCTGATGAGGCCGCTGGCCAGATAGACCACCGATGCCGCGGTGCCGGCGAGGTAGCATTTGAATCGGGTTTGCGGTAGCGACCGTTCGGTCAGTTCGACGAGTTGCTCGAAGCCGCCGGGCACTCGGTCGTGCGCCAGAAAGGTGAGCCGAATCGCCCCTTCGTTCAACTTGTCGCGGTTCCAATTGGCAAAGGTCTCGTTGAACTTCGCCAGGTGCTGCAAGACGTTGCGCATTTGCAGCAAGCGCTGCGCGACGGCCAGCAACCCTTCTTGCTTCTCCAGCTTGCGCAGGTCTTCGTAGAACTTCGCCTGCCGCTGCAACAGGGCCGAGGTGGAAATGACGCGCACGACTCCCAGATCGCGCCTGGCTGCAATGGCATCCGAAAAATCTTGTGCCGCTTTCGCGTTGGCTCGATGGATTTTGTCTCCTGGATCGTTGCCTTGCGGCAACCGTCCTTTGTCGTAGGGAACGAGTACGACCTCCAGTTGATACAGCCCGAAGCGTTCGTTGCACAGATGGTTGCGCGCTTGGCTGAGGGGCATTTGGGGGCCAAAAAATGAGAAGGGATCGACGTCCACTTTGAGGCCCACAGGGCTGGTCGGCGACCAAGGAACGGACAGCAGGCCAAAGGCCAGCATCACGACCAACGAAGCGATCGTGATCGTCTTGGGATACTGGCCGATGAAATCGGACCACCAGCCGAATTCCTGGGGGAGCAGAAATCGCCCCGCGTAGGCTTTGTGAATCGGCAAGATTTGCGACAGGATAAACACCGAAAAGAACGCCAACATTGCGCCCGCAAACAGTTGATAACCCAAGTCGCGCACCGGCAGCAGTTGGTTGAATGCCAGCATCAAAAAGCCGATGGCCGTCGTGACCGCCGCCCCCAAACAGGCCACTCCGACCCAGCGCACCAAATTCTGGCGGCCTTCGACCGTGGCGGCGGCGGCGCCATGATCGACCGCGTAGGCGACAAAGTGAATCGTGGTGGCAATCGCAATGATCGAAATCAGCGGCGGCGTGGCCGTCGAGAGCACGCCGATACCCGTGCCCATCCAGCCAATCATTCCGAGCACCATAAGGAGGGCTGCGCCAGCCCCCATCGTCGCCAGCGCCAGCGCACGCCACGAGCGAAATCCAATCAGCAGCGTCACCAGGCCGACGCAAATCGACAGCGGCAGAAATACGACGACGGCGGTGCGTGCCCGTTTTTCCAACTCGTCCATCAACAAAATGGCGCCCGCGGTATGGAAACGGGCCTCTCGAAACGCCGATTCGCGTTTCGCTTCGTCCAAAATCTGGCGCAGGTCGCGAATCACGATTCGCCGCAAGCGATCTAATTCGACCGGATCGCGCGGATACGACATCTCGCAGACGGTGAGCAAGGTGCGTCCCAGCTTGCCGTTGCGGCTGGAACTCCAAAGTGCGCCTTCGTACAGGCCGAAGCGGTCGGTGTTGGCCGGATCGATCAACTCGGTGAGCGGCACTGCTTCCACGTCTTCGGCGAGCAGCGAAGCATCGTACACGTGTTGCATTCCTTCGATGGCCGACAGTTTCTCGCGCAGCTTTTTCAGTGCCGCGGAATCTTCGTCTCGCACCGGCCGCAGAAATTCGATGCCGATGGCGATTGAATCGCCGAAGCCGAAATGATCGTCGAGCACCTTCCAAGCGCGCTGGGTGCTCGCCGGCAGCCAGCGCTCGGGCGAGTCGTCGAACTTCAGTCGGGGCAGAAAGCACGCGGCCACCAGCAGCAGCGCGAGCATCGCGGCCTGGCAGGCCCGGGGGTGACGGTCGAGCGCAAAAAGGAATCGTTCGAGCACGAAAGGTAAAGATCAGCTAGCGGAACATGACTGCACAAGAACGAAGCACCGTGCTTGGGAGGTGGGTCCGCCACGCATCGGGCCAAGCGTCGATTCCACGATCGTATCCAGGGAACGCATGGCATCCAACGGGGGCGGCCTCCGCGTGCGCCCGCTGGGCGCGGCCATGAGGTGCAATGGGCCAGCGGGCAGGCGAACAGAGAACGTACCAGTTTTCCATTCGCCGGGTTTCAAAGCGCGCGAATTTCCGGAATTACGGGGATCCAGGGGTCGTTTCCAGACGGCGTTGCTTTGGTATGATGGTGAGCTGATTTGGACGTCTGCCGACGAACCGGGGGCGATCGCGACCGACAAGCGGCATGGACCGTCTGGGCGGCCGCGCCGCCTGCTGGCCCGCCGCGTTCATTTAGGATACCTTTACGGCCGTTTGGGGCGAGCCCGCCTTGATGGAACTTGCACGCACGGCTGCGGCAACGAACCGAACCTCCCGATGATTCGAGGCGATTCTTTGGCGACCGTAATTCCAGCATCGAATTCGGCAAAACTCCAACCGCCGCTGGCGGCGAAGCAGGAGGGCCGCTCTCGCATGGTCCCCGCTCTGCCAACAGATCGGTACGCCCAGCTTATGCAGGCGGCGGCGGCCATGTTCGCTCCCGACGAAATCGCCCGGCTTGCCCCGCGAGCACATCGAGGCCAATCGCTCGCCCAGCGCAACGGCGACGGATTGCACGGCATCGATCCGCTGGCGGCGACCGAGACGATTGCCTACGACTTCCTGGTGAAGGGAGGAAAGCATTCTCGGCCGTTCATTACGCTGGCCGTCTACGAATCGTTGGCCGGCGGCCATGAAACGAGCTTGAACGGTCACGCCGATGCGGCCGGCTATCTTGCGGCCTTGCCGCTGGGCGTGAAGCGTTGCGCGCTGTCGATCGAAACCTTTCACAAGGCCTCGTTGGTTCACGACGACATCGAGGATGACGATGAATTTCGGTATGGCGACCAGACGCTGCATCGCAAGTTCGGCACGCCGACGGCAATCAACGTCGGCGACTATTTGATCGGGCTGGGGTACCGACTGGTGGCCCGCGAGACCAAGTCGCTTGGACCCGAGGTCGTTGGCGACATTCTGGATCGACTTTCGGAAGCTCACGTGAAGCTCAGTGAAGGGCAAGGAGCCGAATTGATTTGGCGAGATTCACTCGATAAGCAACTCACGCCGCAGGACGCAATTCGCATTTACTCGCTGAAAACGGCTCCCGCGTTTGAAGCGGCTTTGCATACGGGCCTGCGCCTTGCTGGTCCGGCCGCTCGTTACGCCGAAGCGGTCGCCAGCTTTGCGACGAACTTGGGCATCGCCTTCCAGATCATCAACGACTTGAACGACTGGCTGGGGGACGATCACAACAAACTGTCCGCCGCGGGCGATGTGATTGGCGGCCGGCCGACCGTGCTCTGGGCGCTGGCGCTGGAAAGCTTGCCGGCGGAGCAGCGCGCGCGGCTAAAATCTCTTGCCTCCCAGCAACCGTTGACGCACGGCGCGGTCCTGGAAATCCGCCGCTTGTACGACGAGGCCGATGTCTTTGCCAACGCGAGCGGCCTCGTCGAGAAATACCAGCATCGAGCCGCGACGGTCGCCGACTCTATCGAGCCTGAGCCGCTGCGCCAGTTGTTCCGCCACTTGATCGAGTTGGTGCTCCAGCGGCGCAAAGCTAACGGTTAATTTAGCTTGCCTCGTGCGGCAGAGTGTGCAAATAATGAGGTGCTTCGGCCGATCGATGATGGATTGCCGACAGCCTCGCTCGGTCGTCCCGCCTCGAGATTCGTCCCACCGGAAAGCGCTGCGATGCTCCGATCGCCTTACCTCCCAGGCGCGATGGAACAACTTTCGGCGCTGATCGACTTGTTTTACGCCGAACCAGCCGATCTTGGCCGATTCGCCAAAGTGTCGGCCTCGGAAATTCCGCAGGCGCCTCGCGGCTTGCTCGACCACCGGCACCACATGACGGTGACCGTCGAAGCGCATCACCAATCGCCGGTCGATGTGCGCGTGCTGGATCGCATGAGCCAAGGGCATTACTACGCTCGAAAGATTTTGCTTGCCCGCCAGACCGATGGCCGCGTCGTGCAGTTCGGCATCATGCGCGTCAATTTGGAGTATCTAAGCCCGGCAGTCCGCCAGGAAATCGAACGCGAAGCAACGCCGCTTGGCAGAGTTCTGATCAATCACCGGGTGCTGCGAGAAATCGAGCTGACATCGCTCTGGAAGATCGAGCTTGGGCGAGATTTGTGCAAGCTTTTCGGCATGTCATCTCCCCAGGCGACCTTCGGCCGAACGGCCATCATTCACTGCAACGGCGAGCCGGGCATCGAATTGCTGGAGATTGTCGCGCCAGCGCTGTAATCCAACGACTCGACCGCTCGCGAAATCGCTGCTCTGCGAAGCAGCGGCGATTCGAGCATCCTGGACTTGCGCAAAGCGCGATGCCGCGCCAATCAACGCCTGTTGCCCCATTATTTGACTCGAAACACTTTCATTACTTCGTCCCCCAGGTGATTGATCACCTTGACTGCAATCCGGCCGCTCGCGGGTTTGTCGAATGGGCGGCTGGTGTCGCGATGGAGCGTGCTCCAGGCGTCGGCGTTGATCTCGGCCTTGAGCGTGGTTTTCAGCGACTTGTATGGGTCGCTTGCGCCCAGGAAATAGGCATGGCGGACGAAGAAGCTCTCTTCGTTGTAATCGGTGTCGAGGAACCAGCAGGCGATGCCGTCCGCCCCGTCGCTGCGGACTTCGCCCGTGTTGGGATGGAACACATCGACGCCGTTGACCTTCACCCGCAACTTGCCGTCCTTGCCGGTC of the Pirellulales bacterium genome contains:
- a CDS encoding polyprenyl synthetase family protein, with protein sequence MLWYDGELIWTSADEPGAIATDKRHGPSGRPRRLLARRVHLGYLYGRLGRARLDGTCTHGCGNEPNLPMIRGDSLATVIPASNSAKLQPPLAAKQEGRSRMVPALPTDRYAQLMQAAAAMFAPDEIARLAPRAHRGQSLAQRNGDGLHGIDPLAATETIAYDFLVKGGKHSRPFITLAVYESLAGGHETSLNGHADAAGYLAALPLGVKRCALSIETFHKASLVHDDIEDDDEFRYGDQTLHRKFGTPTAINVGDYLIGLGYRLVARETKSLGPEVVGDILDRLSEAHVKLSEGQGAELIWRDSLDKQLTPQDAIRIYSLKTAPAFEAALHTGLRLAGPAARYAEAVASFATNLGIAFQIINDLNDWLGDDHNKLSAAGDVIGGRPTVLWALALESLPAEQRARLKSLASQQPLTHGAVLEIRRLYDEADVFANASGLVEKYQHRAATVADSIEPEPLRQLFRHLIELVLQRRKANG
- a CDS encoding MMPL family transporter, with the translated sequence MLERFLFALDRHPRACQAAMLALLLVAACFLPRLKFDDSPERWLPASTQRAWKVLDDHFGFGDSIAIGIEFLRPVRDEDSAALKKLREKLSAIEGMQHVYDASLLAEDVEAVPLTELIDPANTDRFGLYEGALWSSSRNGKLGRTLLTVCEMSYPRDPVELDRLRRIVIRDLRQILDEAKRESAFREARFHTAGAILLMDELEKRARTAVVVFLPLSICVGLVTLLIGFRSWRALALATMGAGAALLMVLGMIGWMGTGIGVLSTATPPLISIIAIATTIHFVAYAVDHGAAAATVEGRQNLVRWVGVACLGAAVTTAIGFLMLAFNQLLPVRDLGYQLFAGAMLAFFSVFILSQILPIHKAYAGRFLLPQEFGWWSDFIGQYPKTITIASLVVMLAFGLLSVPWSPTSPVGLKVDVDPFSFFGPQMPLSQARNHLCNERFGLYQLEVVLVPYDKGRLPQGNDPGDKIHRANAKAAQDFSDAIAARRDLGVVRVISTSALLQRQAKFYEDLRKLEKQEGLLAVAQRLLQMRNVLQHLAKFNETFANWNRDKLNEGAIRLTFLAHDRVPGGFEQLVELTERSLPQTRFKCYLAGTAASVVYLASGLISGLASGLAGSALVMGVVCIFLFRSVKFSVIAFLPNAFPIVVVYGMMGLTGVPLNSGTAMVATVALGIALNDTIHFILHYQTLTRAQGHSQDSALRETFQHLGRPVVLMTAVHVAGFMIFLATDFLPLYHFGVLASVAMIAAVLGDTVMLPNLLRVFDRVPPRLSPPAAFTPP